One region of Gossypium raimondii isolate GPD5lz chromosome 6, ASM2569854v1, whole genome shotgun sequence genomic DNA includes:
- the LOC105771552 gene encoding aquaporin NIP1-2: protein MAENNGNHGVVLNVNAEANQNPPPSTSKTKDSDVGFTVPFMQKLMAEVLGTYFLIFAGCASVVVNVNNEKVVSLTGISIVWGLAVMVLVYSVGHISGAHFNPAVTIAFATCKRFPLKQVPAYISAQVLGSTMAAGTLRLLFSGPHDVFAGTSPQGSDFQAFVIEFIITFYLMFIISGVATDNRAIGELAGLAVGATVLLNVLFAGPITGASMNPARSLGPAIVWNHYKGIWVYLTSPIIGAVSGAWVYNMVRYTDKPLREITKTASFLNSSRNCG from the exons ATGGCTGAGAATAATGGAAATCATGGAGTAGTTTTGAATGTGAACGCGGAAGCCAATCAGAATCCGCCTCCATCAACCTCCAAAACCAAAGATTCCGACGTCGGTTTCACTGTTCCCTTCATGCAGAAG CTGATGGCTGAGGTGTTGGGCacatatttcttgatatttgCTGGTTGTGCATCAGTGGTGGTGAATGTAAACAATGAGAAAGTTGTATCACTGACTGGGATTTCCATAGTTTGGGGATTGGCCGTCATGGTGTTGGTTTATTCAGTGGGTCATATCTCCGGTGCTCATTTCAATCCTGCAGTCACCATTGCTTTTGCTACCTGCAAAAGATTCCCTCTCAAACAG GTTCCAGCTTATATATCAGCTCAAGTTCTTGGATCAACTATGGCAGCTGGAACACTTCGTCTTCTGTTTAGCGGACCCCACGACGTCTTCGCCGGAACGTCACCGCAAGGGTCGGATTTCCAAGCATTTGTGATCGAGTTCATCATCACTTTCTACCTCATGTTCATTATATCTGGCGTTGCCACTGATAACAGAGCT ATTGGTGAACTTGCTGGACTTGCCGTTGGGGCTACAGTGCTGCTTAATGTGCTGTTTGCTGG GCCAATTACAGGAGCATCAATGAACCCAGCAAGGAGCTTGGGACCGGCAATAGTATGGAATCATTACAAGGGAATATGGGTATACcttacttcacctattattGGAGCTGTGTCGGGTGCTTGGGTTTATAACATGGTGAGGTACACTGACAAGCCATTGCGGGAGATCACCAAGACTGCTTCTTTTCTCAACTCTTCCCGTAATTGCGGTTAA